A genomic region of Methanobrevibacter arboriphilus JCM 13429 = DSM 1125 contains the following coding sequences:
- the cofD gene encoding 2-phospho-L-lactate transferase, with protein sequence MIAILSGGTGTPKLIQGIKNIHSPSDLNIIVNTVENDYFSGVYVAADIDTVLYTLADIINDETWYGIKGDTFFTNESLEKLDCPELLRIGDQDRATKIQKTILMEKYGLSKAVDIQRKKMGIESKVIPMSDEHSEIIVKTDIGHLKFHEFLIKHQTKPKVFGIEYTDINPSSNIIETIENSEMVIIGPSNPITSILPIVNLEGVEKALKNSYVVAVSPIIGDNPVSGPAGKFMGSMGYEVSSFGVASIYKSFLDKFVIDVVDTKLKNNIENIIEEVLVTNTNMKTISDKEELARILLE encoded by the coding sequence TTGATCGCGATATTATCTGGTGGAACAGGAACTCCAAAATTAATTCAAGGAATTAAAAATATTCATAGTCCTTCTGATTTGAATATAATTGTTAATACTGTTGAAAATGATTACTTTTCTGGTGTATATGTAGCAGCAGATATTGATACAGTTCTTTATACTTTAGCTGATATTATAAATGATGAAACTTGGTATGGGATTAAAGGAGATACATTTTTTACAAATGAATCTCTTGAAAAATTAGATTGTCCAGAACTTCTAAGAATAGGGGATCAGGATAGAGCTACAAAGATCCAAAAGACAATTCTCATGGAAAAGTATGGGCTTAGTAAAGCTGTGGATATTCAAAGAAAAAAGATGGGAATAGAATCAAAAGTAATTCCAATGAGTGATGAACACTCTGAAATAATTGTAAAAACAGATATAGGTCACCTTAAGTTTCATGAATTCTTAATAAAGCATCAAACCAAACCAAAAGTATTTGGAATAGAATACACTGATATAAACCCTAGTTCAAATATTATAGAGACAATAGAAAACTCAGAAATGGTTATTATTGGACCTTCAAATCCTATAACTTCAATTCTCCCAATAGTTAATCTTGAAGGAGTTGAAAAAGCACTGAAAAATAGCTATGTAGTTGCAGTTTCTCCTATAATAGGAGATAATCCTGTTAGTGGACCTGCTGGGAAATTTATGGGGTCTATGGGTTATGAAGTTTCTTCTTTTGGTGTTGCATCAATTTATAAGAGCTTTTTAGACAAATTTGTAATTGATGTTGTCGATACAAAGCTAAAGAATAATATAGAGAATATAATTGAAGAAGTTCTTGTAACTAATACTAATATGAAAACTATTTCTGATAA